Below is a genomic region from Neorhizobium galegae.
CTGCGGCGCCATCTTCATCAGCGGCCGCGCGAGAATGTTGGCGATGATCAGGTCGAACGGCCCCTCCCGATCGAACGCGGGCGAATGAAATCCCGGCGCCGTCTCCAGGCGGATGCCGGTGGCGATGCCGTTGCGACGGACATTCTCCCGCGCCACGCGCACGGCGACCGGGTCGATGTCGGTCGCGAGCACCGGAATATTGCGCAGCTTGCGCACGGCGATCGCCAGCACGCCGCTTCCGGTTCCGAGATCGAGCGCGTTGCGGACGGTTCTTGCGCGCATCACGTCCTCGATCACCTCGAGGCATCCGGCGGTAGTGCCGTGGTGGCCGGTGCCGAAGGCCTGGCCCGCATCGATCTCGATGGCGATGTCGTTGACCTTCACCTTGTCGCGGTCATGCGAGCCGTGGACGATGAACCGCCCGGCCCTCACCGGCTTCAGCCCCTCCAGCGACTTCGCGATCCAGTCGATATCCGGAATGATTTCC
It encodes:
- a CDS encoding 50S ribosomal protein L11 methyltransferase yields the protein MSEIRLYVTSTEKGAAEILDILSEVFGEEDFAIATTEVDEKKDIWEASVYMMADDEEIVRQRIAEGLAKAFPALEIQREIIPDIDWIAKSLEGLKPVRAGRFIVHGSHDRDKVKVNDIAIEIDAGQAFGTGHHGTTAGCLEVIEDVMRARTVRNALDLGTGSGVLAIAVRKLRNIPVLATDIDPVAVRVARENVRRNGIATGIRLETAPGFHSPAFDREGPFDLIIANILARPLMKMAPQLTAHLAPGGSVILSGILAGQRWKVLAAYSGVHLAHVRTIWRNGWVTIHLRHR